The segment gaatattaactTAAGTCTAACCCAACTTAAGCTCGAATGAAAAAAATCTAACCAAAATTCGGACCTATCATTCTACAAAGAttagagatattttctccattaccattttccttttctagGGGTATTTTAGACATAAAAGCATGAACTATGTGGGCACTTTTGTCCATGTAGCACAATCATAAACCTTGGGTTTTATTCGAATCAGGAACCTTAGGGTTTTAGATTCTTCATCGACGAACCCCGTAGAAATCCATTGAGATCAatgtgagttttttttctttttctttttttttttcttcattcaatTCACTTAATTTATCTGTTGAGTTCGCATGTTAGTTGTTTGTAAGTGAATTGTTTTCCAAATTGTCCCCGTCGAATTCAGAGAAATGCAATCATTTCGTGGAGGCATTCTCTCGAAGATTGTTCATTTCAAATTGGCAACAAGATTGTGCAGTTTCGAGACCAATGACGGGGTTGTGGCCGTCGCCAATCTTTGTGGGAAATCATTTGATTCTTCGATCCGCAAGTTCACTTCTCGCTCTTCATTGCCATTGGTACGTTTTCTGCTGATTCATTGTCTGTACTTCGAAAAATGAAAGGGTTTTGCTCAAATTAGAGAATTCCAGCCTGCTTATTGTTGAATGAAACTTTTAATGATTTATTGAAAGCGATCCCTGGGGCCAATCTGGAGGGATACGGATACCAATTGTTTAGGATTTTGGAAACCCAGAAGTGTTTGTCATTGTTAAATTGaacttttctaattttatagCCCAATTTTAGGGCGTCTGAAATCAATTCCTATCTAGCCATCCCCTCTGTTGATGAAAATTAGACTGGTGTCTATaaatggatgaaattttttGGTTTACTAGTGATTAGATTGTTGGTTTTGTGGATGatgttcatttttttgtttgaggGTTTGATTATGCTTGGGTAAtttgctttttgtttaaaaaatttgagcGATAGGCTAGTGATGATGGCATGGTTCTTAGCATAACTTCTTAGTGTTCATTTCAGCCAGAATATATTGATGTTTACAAGGtctcatttttcattcaaagaacatatttttcttatttctaggttttatttttctttaagataTAAGGGTTTATAGCAATCCTTGTGAATTTTTTCCAGCAGTCAAAGTTTGGATCGCAAGCAGAATTTTTTACTCCTTCAGGATCACTGTTAGACAGAAGCTCTAGGTCAGGTCTTTTTCAATGGACAGCAGCAATGCCAACTTTCCCCAGCAGGTGTATCACGACAACAGTTAACCCTATTTCTGCTTCACAAGATTCTTCTGCTGCTCCTGTTTCCGATTTGGCTCCACGCATCAAATTTAAGAGGCTAGATAAAACATCCAAACACATAATGCAGGCATGCTTCATTTTGAGCACTGTTGGAATCAATAGTAACACTTTCCAGGTCTTtcattaattcttttattttaatttttatttgtaatcatGCTGTACTTGCAGATTCTAGATAAGGAAGCAGTGGAGGAGGTGAGGGCAAAGAGAGAGATACCTGAGATAAAGCCTGGTTATATTGTTCAGCTCAAAGTGGTATGTAAGTGCTTGttgattttgttattatttttattattaatttctgTCATTATGTGAGTCTGGGTGGCTATGTTAAGGGAATTTTAGCTATAAGTTGTTCCATTGTGATATTTGGTATGAGCAGGAAGTGCCAGAGAACAAGAGGCGTACTTCAGTTCTGAAAGGTATTGTTATAGCAAGGCGGAATGCTGGGCTCAATACTACATTTAGATTAAGGAGGCTGGTAGCAGGGGTGGGGGTTGAATCCCTTTTTCCACTGTAAGTTAATTTTGGttctgtttccttttttttttatttgtttatttttctaaaatgaaatatGGTTCACAATATTTGTTGCTTTGAAAATGCTGCTTTATATCAGAGAGGATAAAAAATCATTGAGGCTAGGTATACCAAAATTGCCCCTTCTAAAACCTAATAATCCTTGAGTGTGACTATATGTACAAATCACATCTTGTGTTAATTGCTATTGGTAGATTCACACTAAAGGAAAGAGGTGACTAGAAATTGTAAGATACGGTTGTTAGATGAATGAGATAGGTTACATATGGTTGATAAGATGGCAAAGATGGCAAAGATGTcaagtgaaagtgaagaatggAGCAATTTGAAGGGAAAAAGTTTAGAGAGGTGGTAAGACCTTGGGCTATGAGTTTTTGTGCAAGTTGGAGCTATTTGAGGGCACTAGTAAGGGAGTGCCTGTGGGTTGCAGGCCAAAAGCCTGTGGCATCCCTTGCTGCTGCACTAGATGGCAACTGTGCTAACAAttcagcctttttttttttttttttttttgataagtaagcacagaatatattgataagagGCCAAAAAGCCACAcgtatacagggggtatacaaatTAGCTAAGCCTCACcaccaaaaaacaacaaaaaacccaccatcccttaattggaggctatccactccaaCGAGCCTATAAGAGACATCGACCTCTCTCCACTATACATTCTCGCCCAACACCAtaaattacagacaaaagaatttttaagtttCTGAATATCTATCATCCCTCCCCTAAAAGCaagcctatttctttccttccaaagggtccaaaaaatgtacaacggtatagacttccatatctttttcctttttttccctacaaaagggcccctccagcttaacaagacctcctttacagtttctggaaagacccactgaacACCAACCAAAGCACATATCATATCCCATAGGACTTTtgccactatacaatgtatgAGGATGTGATTTACAGTCTCCTCTTCGCAACCACACAAGAAGCACCGATTAGGGAGGTGCCACCCTCTTTTCTGAAGCCTATCAAGCGTAAGCACCTTACCccaagtagcctcccaagcaaaaaacagaatttttgttgggactttatccacccaaatgttgTTCTTCGGGAAATTATTAGCCACGGTATTTACCACCAAGTTGTATGCTTCTTTTACTTTAAACTGTCCGTTTCTCCCCCCTTTCCAAAAAACAGCATCCTCTTCTAAAGTAGGCTTGAACCCCCTCAAAAAATGGAGCATATTACCTACCAtttccagctcccaatcattgaaaccCCTCACAAATCTTAAATCCCAATCACCATGGCCCACATTCTGATCCCACAATTCTTCTACTGTGCCATTCCTATTAGCAGCCATCTCATAAAGGTGAAGAAACCTTTGGGACAGCACTGTACAACCGCACCAAGAGTCATTCCAAAAGCTGATTTTGGAACCATTCCCCATATTAAACGCCATgttttcccaacaccaatctttttccttcataatttccttccaaacccctactccaaacgCCCCATTAGCCTTTTTGGTCACCCAACCAAGACCCTCTTGCCCGTATTTCGCCAAAAGCACTTGCTTCCACAGATtttccttttcacaagcaaacctccaaatccattttcccAACAAAGCCTTGTTTAGCGGGGTTAGCTTCCTTAGACCAAGCCCCCCCTTTTCCTTCTCCGTACACACAACCTCCCACTTAACAAGGTGCACTTTCCTTTCCAAGTTtcctcct is part of the Vitis riparia cultivar Riparia Gloire de Montpellier isolate 1030 chromosome 17, EGFV_Vit.rip_1.0, whole genome shotgun sequence genome and harbors:
- the LOC117904682 gene encoding 50S ribosomal protein L19-like isoform X2, whose translation is MQSFRGGILSKIVHFKLATRLCSFETNDGVVAVANLCGKSFDSSIRKFTSRSSLPLSKFGSQAEFFTPSGSLLDRSSRSGLFQWTAAMPTFPSRCITTTVNPISASQDSSAAPVSDLAPRIKFKRLDKTSKHIMQILDKEAVEEVRAKREIPEIKPGYIVQLKVEVPENKRRTSVLKGIVIARRNAGLNTTFRLRRLVAGVGVESLFPLYSPSIKEIKVLDKKKVRRAKLYYLRDKMNALRK
- the LOC117904682 gene encoding 50S ribosomal protein L19-like isoform X1; amino-acid sequence: MQSFRGGILSKIVHFKLATRLCSFETNDGVVAVANLCGKSFDSSIRKFTSRSSLPLQSKFGSQAEFFTPSGSLLDRSSRSGLFQWTAAMPTFPSRCITTTVNPISASQDSSAAPVSDLAPRIKFKRLDKTSKHIMQILDKEAVEEVRAKREIPEIKPGYIVQLKVEVPENKRRTSVLKGIVIARRNAGLNTTFRLRRLVAGVGVESLFPLYSPSIKEIKVLDKKKVRRAKLYYLRDKMNALRK